Within Halalkalibaculum roseum, the genomic segment ACCAGAGTTGAAAATTGTGGAGAATCGGATACCACAAAGAATCCCCATACCATCAGAAACATTAAAAAAACGGGGGCGGCAAGATCAAAAATTAGTGGAGATAATAGACAACTGAGTCCGGAGATCGCCAATGACCACTGCGCCACGCGTTTACTCCCTGATTTTAGCGATCGATGACCTCCTATCGCGCATCCTGCACCGCCAATTCCGATGATGATAAAAGACCAAATGCCGACCTGTAAACCCGAACCCGGATTCATCTCATTATAATAGGTGAGCATAATCGGGACGAATGCCCAAAATGCATAAAGCTCCCACATATGTCCAAAATAGCCGAAAGCAGCAGCCCGAAAATTGGAATGTTTGAAGAGTTTAAATAATGCTGATGGTTGAAATATACTCTGTTTACTCCGATAGGGTCCGTCAGGTACTGTGAAATAGAGCAAAACACCACCCGCTGTTGCCAGCCATGAAGTCGCGAAAAGTATCACCCTCCAGGGCAGTTCAGATGCGATGAACCTGACGAGGTGTGGGAAAGCAGTCCCCAGAACTAAGGCTCCGACCAGGTAACCCAGTGCTTTTCCCAGCCCCATGTCGTGCCAATCGGATGCTATCTTCATACCTACCGGGTAGATACCGGCAAGAAAAAAGCCGGTGGCAAAACGAACAAGAATCAATACAGATAGTGAGCCACTGTAAACTGTGAGGGCATTGGCACTTGCACCGAGGATCGCACATCCAAGGAATACCTTACTTGGTGAAATGCGATCGGCAACACTTAAAAAAGCAAAAAGTAGCGTCCCGCTGATAAAACCGAACTGAACAGCGGATGTGATATAACCGACTGCATATTCATTCAGCTGTAACTCGACTACAAGATCCGGAATAACCGCATTGCCCGCAAACCAGAGAGAGGTACCTGCAAACTGTGCAAAAACAATTACAGGTAAAATTCTTTTGGGAATACTCTGCTGCATAGAAATCCGGTGTTGCACTAAGATTTTTACTATTAATATTTAGGCAGTATACACCAACAACTAGAGAGGAACAAGATACCCTTGGTAACGTACATCAATTAATTAACAGTCATGTACAGACCCGTTACAGTTATTAAATACTGATTTCAGGCAACTCCCGATTCCGATAATCTTTCTTTTGAACTTATCTACATATTGACAAAGAAATAGTACCCCATCATGCCGCAAGCAATAACCTTCATTAAGGTACCGGCAAGGAAGCCTAAAAAAGAGCCCCATGCAGCTTTCAAGGCCTGGTCGGATGTTTTTCCACCGGCCAGTTCACCCACGAAAGCACCCACTATCGGACCGATGATTATACCCATCGGCGGAAAGAAAAAACCTGCAATTAAACCCAGGATGCTACCCCATACACCGAAAGGTGAACCACCATATTTACGGGCTCCCCAGGCCGGAACCACGTTGTCAAGTATCATGATGGCAATGACTATCAGAGCCCAAACCGCCAGGAATTGAATAGTGAAGGGAGGTGTGGAGGTTAATTGAAGCAGTATCAGACCGATGTAACTGATGGGCGGACCGGGCAACACAGGCAGGAAAGAGCCTAATAGCCCGGCAAGGATCAGGAGAGCTCCCAAAATAATAATGATGGTTTCCATGACACACTTTTTTGTTTTTGGAGTACACCCCTTTCACGTTTTACGTGTCCGCAGGTTTCATGCAATATACCGGTTTTCTTTAAGAAGGTGAGATACAGCTGGTGTAAAAGGGCTGCACTTTTACTCCAGCCGTTCTTCGAAAATTAGCTCCCCGGCATTTCCATAACGCAATACCAGTCTCCCACTATGCACGGAAAACTCATCTGCTTCACCCAGTGCACTGAGATATTCGGGGCTGTGATTGGGCTGTTCACAGGCTATTTCGGTGGTAAGTATATTATTTATCCGTATATTGCCATCTCTTTCAGCTGAAAAATCTCCCCCATAAAAGTTACAAGCCGTTTCTCCGCCCAGCGTACGTTCGCTGGAAAAACGAAGAGTGTGTACCTCCCCATCGAATAATTCAATAGTATTTCCCGTCTCATCGGTAATGGTTGCCAACTCCCAGGCACGCAGAAGATCACGGGTATTCTCATTGTTGTTGTTTTCAATCAGGGAACAGCCGCTTATTGGAAGCAATATGACATAGGTGAACGCTACCCGGATTATATAATTTTTAAAATTCTTCATCTCATTAATCGTAATGGATTCTGTCAGCTTTTCATTGATATTACGTATGCTGATTTAGCAATAGCAGCTTTCTTTTTCTTTTGAGACACTTTAATTGCACCGGGTAACTATTTTTAAAAAAATGGACGGGCAAGATGCCCGTCCGACGGATTGTCCTATTTGGATTGTGCTGAACGGGTTGGCAACCCATTCTACTAACTGTTTACTCCACCATTGGTAAGTCAATACCACGTTCTTTAGCCGTTTTAACGGCTTCCTCATAACCTGCGTCGGCATGTCGCATTACCCCGCTGCCCGGATCGTTGGTCAGTACACGCTTCAGCCGTCGGTCCGCCATTTCAGTTCCGTCGGCCACACACACCATTCCGGCATGAATAGAATATCCGATGCCAACTCCTCCGCCGTGATGCAGCGATACCCAGCTAGCCCCGCTGGCTGTATTGAGCATCGCATTCAGCAGCGGCCAATCGGCAATCGCATCGGACCCGTCTTTCATATCCTCTGTTTCGCGGTTAGGAGATGCCACCGATCCGGTGTCCAGGTGATCACGCCCGATGACCAGCGGCGCATCCACCTTTCCTTTTTTCACCAGCCAGTTGAACTTCTCCCCCATCTCAGCCCGTTCTCCATACTCCAGCCAGCAAATACGAGCGGGCAATCCCTGGAAGTGCACCTGATCTTGTGCTTTTTTGATCCATCGCGCCAAAGCCTCTTTTTCAGGGAAGGTCTCAAGAACCGCTTTATCGGTAGTATAGATATCTTCCGGCTTACCCGAGAGTGCCGCCCATCGGAAAGGGCCCGATCCCCGGCAAAAGAGCGGACGAATAAATGCCGGTACAAAGCCCGGGAAATTAAATGCCTCTTCCATATCCCGGTGATCGGCAACCTGTCCGCGCAAATTGTTGCCATAGTCGAAGGTGACCGCTCCCTTTTGCTGCATCTTGAGCATAGTTTCCACATGTGTAACCATGGAGTCAAGCACATCTTCTTGGTAGCCCTCAGGATCACTCTCCCTTTTCTCATTGGCTTCATCAAGCGTGTAGCCTGCCGGTATATATCCAAGCTGCAGGTCATGAGCCGAAGTCTGGTCGGTCAACACATCAGGGATGACGCCTTTCTGTAGCATTTGAGGCAACACCTCGGCAACGTTACCCAATAGTCCGATTGACAAAGCTTCACCTTTCTCTTTGGCATCCAACGCTTTTTCCAGGGCCTCATCAAGGCTTTTGCATTTGATATCGCAATAGCCCGTTTCAACACGACGGTCGATCCTTGTTTCATCCACTTCAACTCCAATGCAAGCAGCCCCATTCATGGTTGCAGCTAGCGGTTGTGCCCCTCCCATGCCACCGAGTCCGGCGGTAACCAGCAGCCTGCCCTGTAGGGTTCCGCCAAACTGCTGCCGTGCACATTCTGCAAAGGTCTCATAGGTTCCCTGAAGAATGCCCTGCGTACCGATATAAATCCAGGAGCCGGCCGTCATCTGACCATACATAGTCAGGCCCATCTTATCGAGTCTTCGAAATTCATCCCAGTTCGCCCATTTGGGTACCAGGTGCGCATTCGCAATAAGCACTCTTGGAGCCTCCTCATGGGTCTGAAATACGCCTACCGGCTTTCCGCTCTGTACCAGCAGCGTTTCGTCGTTCTCCAGTCGCTGCAACGTTTCCACAATTTTATGATAACTTTCCCAGTTGCGGGCTGCCTTTCCGCCTCCGCCATAGACAATAAGCTCTTCCGGTTTTTCGGCTACATCAGGATCCAGGTTATTCATGAGCATGCGCATGGCAGCCTCCTGGTGCCATCCCTTGCATTGTAATCCGGTTCCCGTAGGTGCCTTGATATTGGTATCAGCCTTGGTCTCCATCACGTTATCCTCTTTCTTGGTTCACTTTTTCCTTAAGGTAATACAGCTGTGATACTAAATCTAATGAGGGTTATAAATACATCCGGAATAAGATAATATGATTTAAAAATGTGACCTAGCTCACCAAAATATTGTGACCTATCTCATTGGAATCCCGGTACCTGAAACGTAGCATGGGCGCGAAACTAATAATAACAGGTTTAAAGGAAATATTATTAGAGATCCTATTAAACCGATTAAACAATTAGAGACTCATTTTTTATGATGCGCAAAGCACTATATGCCCTCGCTCTGGGTGGCTTCGGTATTGGAATGACAGAATTTGTAATCATGGGTATTTTGCCGGAAGTGGCAAAATCTATGAGTATAAGCATACCCAAAGCCGGACATTTCATTTCGGCCTATGCCCTGGGGGTAGTCATCGGTGCACCGACACTTACACTGTTAAGTAACCGGTTCCAAAAAAAGATTGTCCTTATCAGTTTGATGGCATGGTTTGCATTATTCAACACTCTGACAGCTTTTTCAGGTACTTATGAAATAATGTTGGTGACACGCTTCTTTTCCGGATTGCCGCATGGGGCCTTCTTCGGGGTAGGGGCTGTGGTAGCCGGCAGGTTATCTGCAAACGGCAAGGAAGCTCAAGCCGTGGCTGTTATGTTCGGTGGACTTACCATTGCCAACATCATCGGTGTTCCTCTGGGAACCTACATCGGGCAACATATTGATTGGCGCATCACCTTTGCCCTGGTCGGTTTAATAGGCCTGGGTACCATGCTTAGCCTCTTTTTCTGGATGCCAGCTTTACCGAACAAATCAGGCCCCGGTTTAATTAAACAGATGGGCCTGTTAAAAAGAAAAGAACCCTGGATGGTATTGATGGTGACAGCCATAGGAACAGGCGGTTTCTTTGCCTGGTACAGTTATATAGCTCCCCTGTTGATTCAGGTTACGGGATTTGAAGAATACCTGGTTATCTACATACTTGTGATTGCCGGATTAGGGATGACCGCAGGAAACATGATCGGAGGAAAACTGGCGGACAGGTATTCGCCCGTTACCGCAACATCTATTCTTCTCTTTGT encodes:
- a CDS encoding DUF456 domain-containing protein, with amino-acid sequence METIIIILGALLILAGLLGSFLPVLPGPPISYIGLILLQLTSTPPFTIQFLAVWALIVIAIMILDNVVPAWGARKYGGSPFGVWGSILGLIAGFFFPPMGIIIGPIVGAFVGELAGGKTSDQALKAAWGSFLGFLAGTLMKVIACGMMGYYFFVNM
- the hutU gene encoding urocanate hydratase, translating into METKADTNIKAPTGTGLQCKGWHQEAAMRMLMNNLDPDVAEKPEELIVYGGGGKAARNWESYHKIVETLQRLENDETLLVQSGKPVGVFQTHEEAPRVLIANAHLVPKWANWDEFRRLDKMGLTMYGQMTAGSWIYIGTQGILQGTYETFAECARQQFGGTLQGRLLVTAGLGGMGGAQPLAATMNGAACIGVEVDETRIDRRVETGYCDIKCKSLDEALEKALDAKEKGEALSIGLLGNVAEVLPQMLQKGVIPDVLTDQTSAHDLQLGYIPAGYTLDEANEKRESDPEGYQEDVLDSMVTHVETMLKMQQKGAVTFDYGNNLRGQVADHRDMEEAFNFPGFVPAFIRPLFCRGSGPFRWAALSGKPEDIYTTDKAVLETFPEKEALARWIKKAQDQVHFQGLPARICWLEYGERAEMGEKFNWLVKKGKVDAPLVIGRDHLDTGSVASPNRETEDMKDGSDAIADWPLLNAMLNTASGASWVSLHHGGGVGIGYSIHAGMVCVADGTEMADRRLKRVLTNDPGSGVMRHADAGYEEAVKTAKERGIDLPMVE
- a CDS encoding MFS transporter, with protein sequence MMRKALYALALGGFGIGMTEFVIMGILPEVAKSMSISIPKAGHFISAYALGVVIGAPTLTLLSNRFQKKIVLISLMAWFALFNTLTAFSGTYEIMLVTRFFSGLPHGAFFGVGAVVAGRLSANGKEAQAVAVMFGGLTIANIIGVPLGTYIGQHIDWRITFALVGLIGLGTMLSLFFWMPALPNKSGPGLIKQMGLLKRKEPWMVLMVTAIGTGGFFAWYSYIAPLLIQVTGFEEYLVIYILVIAGLGMTAGNMIGGKLADRYSPVTATSILLFVMSFSLLLFTFLAGSKIAVLIMTFALGTVSFSIAAPVQMLMIRASKGAEELGSSFNQAAFNIANALGAFLGGIPISLGYGFLSANWVGALLALSGALIAGSVMLSQTNTLIGFNRLLIRFKWYLFRRYILLAPTRS
- a CDS encoding MFS transporter; the encoded protein is MQQSIPKRILPVIVFAQFAGTSLWFAGNAVIPDLVVELQLNEYAVGYITSAVQFGFISGTLLFAFLSVADRISPSKVFLGCAILGASANALTVYSGSLSVLILVRFATGFFLAGIYPVGMKIASDWHDMGLGKALGYLVGALVLGTAFPHLVRFIASELPWRVILFATSWLATAGGVLLYFTVPDGPYRSKQSIFQPSALFKLFKHSNFRAAAFGYFGHMWELYAFWAFVPIMLTYYNEMNPGSGLQVGIWSFIIIGIGGAGCAIGGHRSLKSGSKRVAQWSLAISGLSCLLSPLIFDLAAPVFLMFLMVWGFFVVSDSPQFSTLVAASSDRDYVATGLTIVNSIGFAITIISIQLVNMLWANLGSPFVFLILAIGPALGYLSLIQYGKNPK
- a CDS encoding META domain-containing protein, which encodes MKNFKNYIIRVAFTYVILLPISGCSLIENNNNENTRDLLRAWELATITDETGNTIELFDGEVHTLRFSSERTLGGETACNFYGGDFSAERDGNIRINNILTTEIACEQPNHSPEYLSALGEADEFSVHSGRLVLRYGNAGELIFEERLE